A single genomic interval of Spirosoma linguale DSM 74 harbors:
- a CDS encoding Beta-galactosidase (PFAM: glycoside hydrolase family 2 sugar binding; glycoside hydrolase family 2 immunoglobulin domain protein beta-sandwich; glycoside hydrolase family 2 TIM barrel~KEGG: sde:Sde_1285 beta-galactosidase/beta- glucuronidase-like), whose translation MYARILFNTFLLTLLLQSGLHAQGRFSSTINSNWLFTKGDTAQKAVGSVWQTVSIPHTWNTQDVLDDEPGYYRGDGWYKKTLYIPAGWKDREVYLYFEGAGQSADVFVNGKSVGKHQGGYTFFSVPISSALRFAQSGNATNDVVVRVNNSVNENLPPIMGDYNIFGGLYRDVYLNVLDKVHFDADNQATSGIFITTPQVNAASAVVQVKGSFVNGTGSSRNLIVSHRILTAEGAVLAEQKKTVKANAGQKVDFVQDFKDIKGQRLWSPDDPYLYRVVSRITDAATGQKLDEVSNPLGFRWYAFSASEGFSLNGNSLKLIGTSRHQDYPGMGNALPDAMHVRDVELLKEMGGNFLRVAHYPQDPAVLQACDRLGILASVETPVMGFTDSEAFASSAKQQHREIIRQTYNHPSVIIWSYMNEMLLRVPFATDSTKQQAYFRHLTDLARELEAMARQEDPARYTLIPNHGAFDLYNKVGLTKIPRLVGWNLYQGWYGGTLEDFGKFLDMHHRELPDKPVLITEFGADADNRIHSFSPIRFDKSVEYTMLFHQAYLKAILDRPFVAAGMIWNLTEFNTAVRAETLPNINPKGIMTYDRKEKDPYRFYKANLLKAPYIQIGSKEWNRRVGTAESESQLTCSQPVVVFSNQPTVTLTVQGKVLGTAETKQGMARFTVPFVNGLNRLVATVSGSTVVSDQADIMFRVLPPTLKNPQLPFDELNVSLGDSRFFFDEKTGQNWLPEQVYKPGSWGYVGGKQYVMKNNSRVSFGSGRNILGTELDPIYQTQRTGIEQFKFDVPTGDYELVLHFAELISKTVNNDIAFNLGQRAVPEVYIERSFDVLINGQEVISGLSNSDVLKTDQPVATKFMVSVQNQEGITVSFNVRQGETVLNGIQLKKIR comes from the coding sequence ATGTATGCTAGAATTTTATTTAACACGTTCCTGCTAACCCTGCTTCTGCAGTCTGGTTTACATGCGCAGGGTCGCTTTTCGTCGACCATCAACAGCAATTGGCTGTTTACTAAGGGCGATACGGCCCAAAAGGCAGTTGGCAGTGTATGGCAAACGGTGTCCATTCCGCACACCTGGAATACGCAGGATGTGCTCGATGATGAGCCGGGGTACTACCGGGGCGACGGCTGGTATAAAAAAACGCTCTACATACCGGCAGGCTGGAAAGACCGGGAGGTGTACCTGTATTTTGAAGGCGCGGGGCAGTCGGCCGACGTATTTGTCAATGGTAAATCTGTCGGAAAACATCAGGGCGGATACACCTTCTTTTCCGTTCCCATCAGCAGCGCCCTGCGCTTTGCTCAGTCGGGAAATGCAACCAACGATGTGGTGGTTCGGGTCAATAACAGTGTCAATGAGAACCTGCCACCCATTATGGGCGACTACAATATATTCGGCGGACTCTACCGGGATGTTTACCTGAATGTACTGGATAAGGTTCACTTCGATGCCGATAACCAGGCGACGAGTGGTATTTTTATTACCACCCCGCAAGTAAATGCTGCCAGCGCCGTGGTACAGGTAAAAGGGAGCTTCGTTAATGGTACCGGCAGCAGCCGGAACCTGATTGTCAGCCATCGAATCCTGACGGCGGAAGGTGCCGTTTTGGCGGAGCAAAAGAAGACAGTAAAGGCGAATGCCGGGCAGAAAGTCGACTTTGTGCAGGACTTCAAAGACATTAAAGGGCAACGGCTGTGGTCGCCGGACGATCCTTACCTTTACCGGGTCGTGTCGCGTATTACCGACGCGGCTACCGGACAGAAGCTCGACGAGGTCTCTAATCCCCTTGGTTTCCGCTGGTATGCGTTCAGCGCCAGCGAAGGCTTTTCCCTGAATGGCAACTCTCTGAAGCTGATAGGAACGAGCCGTCACCAGGACTATCCCGGTATGGGCAATGCCCTGCCCGATGCCATGCATGTACGCGATGTGGAACTGCTCAAAGAAATGGGCGGCAATTTCCTGCGGGTGGCGCACTATCCTCAGGACCCGGCCGTACTACAAGCCTGCGACCGGCTGGGTATTCTGGCGTCGGTAGAAACGCCGGTTATGGGTTTTACCGATTCGGAGGCTTTTGCCAGCAGTGCCAAACAGCAACACCGCGAAATTATCCGGCAGACCTACAATCACCCCAGCGTCATTATCTGGTCGTATATGAACGAAATGCTGCTTAGAGTGCCCTTTGCCACTGATTCGACAAAGCAACAGGCCTACTTCCGGCACCTGACCGATCTGGCCCGTGAGCTGGAAGCTATGGCCCGGCAGGAAGACCCGGCTCGCTATACGCTGATCCCGAATCACGGCGCTTTTGACCTGTACAACAAAGTTGGGCTGACGAAAATACCCCGGCTGGTGGGCTGGAACCTGTATCAGGGCTGGTACGGTGGTACCCTGGAGGACTTCGGCAAGTTCCTCGACATGCATCATCGTGAACTGCCTGATAAGCCGGTGCTCATTACCGAGTTCGGGGCCGACGCCGATAACCGTATCCATAGCTTCAGCCCGATCCGGTTCGATAAATCGGTAGAGTACACCATGCTGTTTCATCAGGCCTATCTGAAGGCAATCCTTGACCGGCCCTTCGTAGCCGCCGGTATGATCTGGAACCTGACCGAGTTTAACACCGCCGTACGGGCCGAAACCTTGCCCAACATAAACCCGAAGGGGATTATGACGTACGATCGGAAGGAGAAAGACCCGTACCGATTTTATAAAGCCAACCTGCTGAAAGCTCCGTACATTCAGATTGGCTCCAAAGAGTGGAACCGTCGCGTGGGAACTGCCGAATCGGAAAGTCAGCTTACGTGTAGCCAGCCGGTTGTAGTGTTCAGCAATCAGCCAACCGTTACGCTGACTGTACAGGGCAAAGTGCTGGGCACTGCGGAGACCAAACAGGGAATGGCCCGCTTTACGGTTCCGTTCGTCAATGGCCTCAACCGGCTTGTTGCTACGGTATCCGGTAGTACGGTGGTTTCCGATCAGGCCGATATTATGTTTCGTGTGTTGCCGCCAACCCTGAAAAACCCTCAGCTTCCCTTCGACGAGTTAAATGTTAGTCTGGGCGATTCGCGCTTCTTCTTCGACGAAAAAACCGGTCAGAACTGGCTACCCGAGCAGGTCTACAAGCCCGGCAGCTGGGGCTACGTTGGCGGCAAACAATACGTCATGAAAAACAACTCCCGGGTAAGTTTTGGCAGTGGCCGCAACATACTGGGAACCGAGCTGGACCCAATCTACCAGACGCAGCGGACAGGCATCGAGCAGTTTAAATTCGATGTGCCTACCGGAGACTACGAGCTGGTGCTGCACTTCGCCGAACTGATATCGAAAACGGTTAATAATGACATCGCCTTCAACCTGGGGCAGCGGGCCGTTCCCGAAGTGTACATCGAACGCAGTTTCGATGTGCTGATTAACGGACAGGAAGTAATTTCCGGACTCAGCAACAGCGATGTACTAAAAACCGATCAGCCCGTGGCCACCAAGTTCATGGTAAGTGTGCAGAATCAGGAAGGCATCACGGTTAGCTTCAATGTCCGGCAGGGCGAAACGGTCCTGAATGGCATTCAACTTAAAAAGATCCGCTGA
- a CDS encoding hypothetical protein (KEGG: mpt:Mpe_A2599 hypothetical protein), with protein sequence MKESFELLYKKAFATRNARLEAYRRNLRLQSLSTYSVSGISALTIALSLYLSVAPNDNLKDLFGLIGSIASLFILIISLVDGSKDYSLKAYLFHKCALELSPLCLRIQKILNQNDFNNDDFDVIEKNYDEILNKYELNHTQVDYELSTWKYRKEFHNKVPSYFAFFIRLYLDIKTYILYYSLISLMLISTVVLICRMYLTLKT encoded by the coding sequence ATGAAAGAATCTTTTGAACTATTATATAAAAAGGCTTTTGCCACACGAAATGCTCGTCTAGAAGCTTATAGAAGAAATCTACGACTACAGTCATTGTCCACATACAGCGTTTCTGGAATATCTGCATTAACAATAGCGCTATCACTTTACTTATCAGTAGCTCCCAATGACAACCTAAAAGATCTTTTTGGATTAATAGGCTCAATTGCCTCATTATTTATATTAATAATTAGCCTTGTTGACGGATCTAAAGATTACTCGCTTAAAGCATATCTGTTTCATAAATGTGCTCTTGAACTTAGCCCACTTTGTCTTAGAATTCAAAAAATTCTAAATCAAAACGATTTTAACAATGACGATTTTGACGTAATAGAAAAAAACTACGATGAAATCTTAAACAAGTACGAGTTAAATCACACGCAAGTTGACTATGAATTATCAACTTGGAAGTATAGAAAAGAATTTCATAATAAAGTCCCCTCTTATTTCGCTTTTTTTATACGACTATATTTAGATATAAAAACTTATATATTATACTATTCTCTAATATCTCTTATGCTAATCTCAACAGTAGTTTTAATCTGCCGAATGTATTTGACCTTAAAGACTTAG
- a CDS encoding RNA-directed DNA polymerase (Reverse transcriptase) (PFAM: RNA-directed DNA polymerase (Reverse transcriptase)~KEGG: ppg:PputGB1_1635 RNA-directed DNA polymerase (reverse transcriptase)), with the protein MDASMFDLSTYFEEELLLRLYREKISKKRTKGIDRVSQEVFNTRKNEEISLILSKVLNGSYKFSPFLEELRIRSRDRLPRLISIPTIRDRLVLATLKIALHEYFTESVRKQVASIYINEVNKTLSLNTFTYYIKIDIKSFFDSLSHTRLFTILNSILPETLYLLVKKAILNPTVPKDCLSVEVEKYIPKAGVPQGISISNILAEIYLRDFDILYGMREDIKYFRYVDDILILSNNLDLYSEVLHKLELLFLEPNGNKCSQGNICDGFHYLGFHINNEFISIQEKRVQKFLQRIAGKITWFQKAINNKPIRPNWLANEDTFVASFIDDLNEKITGAINGSRGYGWLFHYKEMNNINQLYRIENVISSFFIRLSYFENKKPKELKSIVRAYYEVKYKGLKSNYISNYNNIDSVDKKRLWLINRGIISEKDDHVDDFINDVFEANRDRNLKSLEKDEKELIGNY; encoded by the coding sequence ATGGATGCAAGTATGTTTGATTTATCTACTTACTTCGAGGAGGAATTATTATTAAGACTATACCGTGAAAAAATATCAAAAAAGAGGACAAAAGGAATTGATCGTGTATCACAAGAAGTATTCAACACAAGAAAGAATGAAGAGATATCTTTGATTCTATCAAAAGTTTTAAATGGTTCTTATAAGTTCTCACCATTTCTAGAAGAGTTAAGAATAAGATCGAGAGATCGGCTTCCTCGGTTAATTTCAATTCCAACAATTAGAGATAGACTTGTATTAGCTACTCTTAAAATAGCTTTACATGAATACTTTACAGAATCTGTCCGTAAACAAGTTGCCTCAATCTATATAAATGAAGTAAACAAAACTTTATCTCTCAATACCTTTACCTACTACATAAAAATTGACATTAAAAGCTTTTTTGATAGCTTAAGTCATACTAGATTATTCACTATACTTAATTCTATTTTGCCCGAAACATTATATTTATTAGTTAAAAAGGCTATATTAAACCCTACGGTTCCAAAAGACTGCCTATCAGTTGAAGTTGAAAAATACATCCCCAAAGCTGGTGTTCCTCAAGGGATTTCAATTTCAAATATACTAGCTGAGATTTATTTAAGAGATTTTGATATTTTATATGGAATGAGAGAAGATATTAAATATTTTAGGTATGTAGATGACATACTAATATTATCTAATAATTTAGATTTATACAGCGAAGTATTACACAAACTAGAGTTACTTTTTTTAGAACCCAATGGCAATAAATGTTCACAAGGGAATATTTGTGATGGATTTCATTATTTAGGCTTTCATATTAATAATGAATTTATATCCATTCAAGAGAAAAGAGTACAAAAATTCTTACAAAGAATTGCAGGAAAAATTACTTGGTTTCAAAAAGCAATTAACAACAAACCTATTAGGCCTAACTGGCTTGCAAACGAAGATACCTTTGTTGCATCTTTTATTGATGATCTTAATGAAAAGATTACTGGGGCTATAAATGGCAGTAGGGGATATGGCTGGTTATTCCACTATAAAGAGATGAATAACATTAATCAATTATATAGAATAGAAAACGTCATATCATCATTTTTTATTCGATTGTCCTATTTTGAAAACAAGAAACCTAAAGAACTTAAAAGTATAGTCAGAGCTTATTATGAAGTAAAATACAAAGGCTTAAAAAGTAACTACATTTCTAATTATAATAATATAGACAGTGTGGACAAAAAGCGGCTTTGGTTAATTAATAGAGGGATCATAAGCGAAAAAGACGATCATGTGGATGATTTTATAAACGATGTATTTGAAGCCAATAGAGATCGGAATCTAAAAAGTTTAGAAAAAGATGAAAAAGAGCTAATAGGAAATTATTAA
- a CDS encoding Enoyl-CoA hydratase/isomerase (PFAM: Enoyl-CoA hydratase/isomerase~KEGG: cti:RALTA_A3047 enoyl-CoA hydratase) has protein sequence MYENLLYDVSGAVCRITLNRPHVYNALSPGLIRDITAAMEATGADAQIRVVVLTGAGDKAFSSGADLKEGVMQAAASGGQLALGDSLRTTYHPMIQAIRNLAKPVIGRINGVAAGAGCSLALACDVVICTDEAYFSQIFVNIGLMPDAGSTFFLPRLIGPQRAFELCSTGRRVYGPEAARIGLVSQSVPVAELDEAVETVVGYYAAAPTLAIGKMKKVLNESLYSDLSHQLEQEADNQDELGRSADATEGIGAFLMKRKANFSGK, from the coding sequence ATGTACGAAAATCTGCTTTATGATGTCAGCGGTGCTGTTTGCCGGATAACCCTCAACCGTCCGCACGTATACAATGCCCTCAGTCCCGGACTAATCCGCGATATTACAGCCGCCATGGAAGCCACCGGTGCTGACGCGCAAATTCGTGTTGTTGTGCTGACGGGCGCGGGCGACAAAGCGTTTTCATCCGGTGCCGATCTGAAAGAAGGTGTTATGCAGGCAGCCGCTTCGGGTGGTCAACTTGCCCTTGGCGACTCCCTCCGCACAACCTACCACCCCATGATTCAGGCTATCCGCAACCTGGCGAAACCCGTAATCGGGCGCATCAATGGTGTAGCCGCCGGAGCGGGCTGTTCGCTGGCACTGGCCTGCGATGTAGTTATCTGCACCGACGAAGCCTATTTCAGCCAGATTTTCGTCAACATCGGCCTCATGCCCGATGCGGGCTCGACATTCTTTCTGCCCCGGCTCATCGGTCCACAACGCGCCTTCGAGTTGTGCAGCACCGGCCGACGCGTTTATGGTCCGGAAGCCGCCCGGATTGGACTGGTCAGCCAGTCGGTACCAGTGGCTGAGTTAGACGAGGCTGTCGAGACCGTTGTGGGCTATTATGCCGCTGCGCCCACCCTGGCCATTGGTAAGATGAAAAAAGTTTTGAATGAATCGCTCTATTCTGACCTGAGCCATCAGCTCGAACAAGAAGCTGACAATCAGGACGAACTAGGCCGTTCTGCCGATGCGACCGAGGGTATTGGTGCCTTCCTGATGAAGCGAAAAGCAAATTTTTCCGGCAAATAG
- a CDS encoding RNA polymerase, sigma 54 subunit, RpoN (TIGRFAM: RNA polymerase sigma-54 factor, RpoN~PFAM: sigma-54 DNA-binding domain protein; sigma-54 factor core-binding region; sigma-54 factor~KEGG: stt:t3237 RNA polymerase factor sigma-54), with product MQKLSLSQSLQQKLSPQQIQFIKLLQIPTAELDTRIEEELEINPALEEGMDEEFDQKEDDDPYDDTDDFKDRDDDLDIDGYIQDEDYAGYKMQGDGNYGEEDRDMPLATSSSLMDSLLQQFGYLNLTEEQRTIGYQLIGSIEADGYIRRSVQAIVNDLAFSQNVFTDAEEVEDVLHKIQSFDPAGIGARSLPECLLLQLRRKDQSDPYNILAIRIIDEFFDEFSKKHYDKIQRRLNISDESLKKVIDIIIRLNPKPGSMEGEAGNIQYLIPDFLLTNNNGKLELSLNSKNAPELRISRSFADMLDTYDKSNKKQNKNLKETVSFVKQKLDAAKWFIDAIKQRQQTLLRTMNAIVRYQYDFFLTGDESRLRPMILKDIATLIDMDVSTVSRVANSKAVQTEFGIYPLKYFFSEGISTDTGEDVSSREVKNILRDLIDAEPKLHPLSDDKLEKILNDRGYNIARRTVAKYREQLNIPVARLRKQL from the coding sequence ATGCAGAAATTAAGTCTTTCTCAATCGCTTCAGCAAAAGCTCTCCCCGCAGCAGATTCAGTTCATCAAACTGCTACAGATACCTACCGCTGAACTGGATACCCGTATTGAAGAAGAACTGGAAATAAATCCAGCTCTGGAAGAGGGCATGGACGAGGAGTTTGACCAGAAAGAGGATGACGACCCCTACGACGATACTGACGATTTTAAGGACCGCGACGACGACCTCGACATCGACGGCTACATACAGGACGAAGACTACGCAGGCTATAAAATGCAGGGCGATGGCAATTACGGGGAAGAAGACCGGGATATGCCCCTGGCCACTAGTTCCAGCCTGATGGACTCGCTGCTTCAGCAGTTTGGCTACCTGAACCTAACGGAGGAACAGCGCACCATTGGCTATCAGCTTATTGGCAGCATTGAGGCCGATGGCTACATCCGCCGGTCGGTGCAGGCCATTGTCAACGATCTGGCCTTCTCCCAGAATGTATTTACCGATGCCGAAGAAGTAGAGGATGTGCTGCATAAAATCCAGTCGTTCGATCCGGCCGGTATTGGTGCCCGCTCCCTGCCCGAATGCCTGCTGCTGCAACTCCGGCGCAAGGACCAGTCCGACCCTTATAACATCCTGGCAATCCGGATCATCGACGAGTTCTTCGACGAATTTTCAAAAAAACATTACGACAAAATTCAGCGCCGACTCAACATAAGTGATGAGTCGCTGAAAAAAGTGATCGACATTATCATCCGGCTCAATCCCAAACCCGGATCGATGGAGGGCGAAGCGGGAAATATACAGTACCTCATTCCCGATTTTCTGCTGACCAACAACAACGGCAAACTTGAACTATCGCTGAATTCGAAAAACGCGCCCGAACTGCGCATCAGCCGTTCCTTTGCTGATATGCTCGATACCTACGACAAGAGCAACAAAAAGCAGAACAAGAACCTGAAAGAAACGGTCTCATTCGTTAAGCAGAAACTCGACGCGGCCAAGTGGTTCATCGACGCCATCAAGCAACGGCAGCAAACCCTGCTCCGCACCATGAACGCCATTGTGCGTTATCAATATGACTTCTTCCTGACCGGCGATGAGTCCCGGCTGCGGCCCATGATTCTCAAAGACATTGCCACGCTCATCGACATGGACGTGTCGACGGTGTCGCGGGTAGCTAACAGCAAGGCAGTTCAAACCGAATTTGGCATCTATCCGCTCAAATATTTCTTCTCGGAGGGTATCTCGACCGATACCGGCGAGGATGTCAGTAGCCGGGAGGTGAAGAACATTCTGAGAGATCTGATCGATGCCGAGCCCAAACTTCACCCGCTGTCGGATGACAAACTTGAGAAAATCCTGAACGACCGCGGCTACAACATTGCCCGGCGAACGGTAGCCAAATACCGCGAGCAGTTGAATATACCCGTGGCGCGACTGAGGAAACAGTTATAA
- a CDS encoding nicotinate phosphoribosyltransferase (TIGRFAM: nicotinate phosphoribosyltransferase~PFAM: Nicotinate phosphoribosyltransferase-like~KEGG: ade:Adeh_3664 nicotinate phosphoribosyltransferase related) translates to MTNKLYDTSLSLLTDLYQVTMAYGYWKTKTSEKEAVFNLYFRKNPFGGGFTIACGLANVLGYIENFGFSKKDLRYLSTLTGNDGKPMFEPEFMDYLADLKLTCDVEAIPEGTVVFPNEPLIRVRGPILQCQLLETPLLNLVNFESLIATKAARLRLVVENDTLLEFGLRRAQGIDGGMTASRAAYIGGCDATSNVLAGKLYDIPVGGTHAHSWVMSFADEQQAFDAYAEVLPNNVTLLVDTYDSLQGVRHAIETGRKLVQRGYKLAAIRLDSGDLAYLSIEARKLLDAAGFEDTGIVASNDLDETIISSLRQQGAKINIWGVGTKLVTAYDQPALGGVYKLAALRQEQSAEAVKTTEQVDAPRTNGWEYKMKLSEQAIKISTPGIQQVRRFRDEQGFVADMIYDTESLEGSASQATTMIDPLDFTKRRRFEADRPYEDLLVPVVKSGKRVYESPDIHTVRKRVQIQLANLHPGVKRFVNPHTYPVGLEKGLHELKTKLILKLREG, encoded by the coding sequence ATGACGAACAAGCTTTATGACACTTCGCTAAGCCTGCTCACGGACCTTTATCAGGTAACGATGGCGTATGGCTACTGGAAAACTAAAACATCGGAAAAAGAGGCAGTGTTTAACCTTTATTTTCGAAAAAATCCGTTTGGTGGTGGTTTCACTATCGCCTGTGGGCTGGCAAATGTGCTGGGCTACATCGAAAATTTCGGCTTCTCAAAAAAAGATCTGCGGTACCTCAGTACCCTGACGGGCAATGATGGCAAGCCCATGTTTGAGCCCGAATTCATGGACTATCTGGCCGATCTGAAGCTCACCTGCGACGTTGAGGCTATACCGGAAGGAACGGTTGTTTTTCCGAATGAACCCCTTATCCGCGTTCGTGGGCCTATTTTACAGTGTCAGTTGCTGGAAACACCACTGCTGAATCTTGTCAATTTTGAATCCCTGATTGCGACCAAAGCGGCCCGGCTCCGACTAGTGGTTGAGAATGATACGCTTCTGGAATTTGGCCTGCGTCGGGCGCAGGGGATCGACGGCGGCATGACGGCTAGCCGGGCTGCGTACATTGGCGGCTGCGATGCAACCTCTAACGTGCTGGCTGGTAAGCTGTACGACATTCCCGTTGGCGGGACGCACGCGCATAGCTGGGTGATGTCGTTTGCCGATGAACAGCAGGCGTTTGATGCCTACGCCGAGGTGCTGCCCAATAATGTAACCCTGCTTGTCGATACCTACGATAGTTTGCAGGGAGTGCGGCACGCCATCGAAACCGGGCGGAAACTGGTGCAGCGCGGGTATAAACTGGCCGCCATCCGGCTCGACTCGGGCGATTTGGCTTACCTGAGTATCGAAGCCCGAAAACTGCTCGATGCCGCCGGTTTTGAGGATACGGGCATCGTGGCCAGCAACGACCTCGACGAAACGATCATCAGCAGTCTGCGGCAACAGGGGGCAAAAATTAATATCTGGGGCGTTGGCACCAAGCTGGTGACGGCTTACGATCAACCCGCGCTGGGGGGCGTGTACAAACTGGCTGCCCTGCGCCAGGAACAGTCTGCCGAGGCCGTCAAAACGACAGAACAGGTCGACGCGCCCCGAACCAACGGCTGGGAATACAAAATGAAGCTTTCGGAACAGGCCATAAAAATTTCGACGCCCGGCATTCAGCAGGTACGTCGGTTTCGGGATGAGCAGGGCTTTGTGGCCGATATGATCTACGATACCGAAAGTCTGGAGGGTTCGGCCAGCCAGGCAACCACGATGATTGACCCCCTCGACTTCACTAAACGCCGACGGTTTGAGGCAGATCGGCCGTACGAAGATCTGCTGGTGCCGGTCGTGAAGTCGGGCAAACGGGTTTATGAGAGTCCGGATATTCATACGGTGCGCAAACGGGTACAAATCCAACTGGCCAACCTGCATCCGGGCGTCAAGCGGTTCGTCAATCCGCATACGTACCCCGTAGGGCTAGAGAAAGGCTTACACGAACTGAAAACGAAACTGATCCTAAAGCTTCGCGAAGGCTAG
- a CDS encoding Polynucleotide 5'-hydroxyl-kinase (KEGG: yen:YE1682 hypothetical protein), whose translation MYFMKKVLILTGLSGSGKTTFARTFCEEHPNWLRVNRDDFRRSLLSVPLREYYETWPEREKDRVEMVVNELQKAAILEGLTRGWHILIDNTSLKLSYINEFRQLLTRHFDRVEIGYRLLQVPLEECIRRDRERPDSVGEEVIRRQAEQLTSLKRYFKFQTEILTRPATFQREQDETLPRCILVDIDGTVADRGTRSPFAWHRVGLDTPKWPVIRLVQAMRASGYAIIFFSGRDAICRPETTTWLNQHFGWQEADYLLFMRRERDNRKDSIVKQELFDQHIAGRYYVELVVDDRQQVVDMWRRTLGLTCIQVDYGDF comes from the coding sequence ATGTATTTTATGAAAAAAGTCCTGATTCTAACCGGCCTGAGTGGCAGTGGTAAAACAACCTTTGCCCGAACGTTTTGCGAAGAACACCCAAACTGGCTGCGTGTTAATCGGGATGATTTTCGGCGAAGTCTGCTGTCCGTACCGCTTCGGGAGTATTATGAAACCTGGCCGGAGCGGGAGAAAGACCGGGTCGAAATGGTCGTTAATGAATTGCAGAAAGCCGCTATTCTGGAAGGGCTGACGCGTGGCTGGCATATACTCATCGACAATACAAGCCTTAAGCTAAGCTACATCAACGAATTTCGACAACTGCTGACACGTCATTTCGACCGCGTAGAGATTGGGTATAGGCTGCTTCAGGTGCCGCTGGAAGAATGCATCCGTCGCGACCGGGAGCGACCCGATTCGGTAGGCGAGGAGGTGATCCGCCGACAGGCTGAACAGCTAACGTCGCTGAAGAGGTATTTTAAATTCCAGACCGAAATCCTGACCCGACCGGCTACTTTTCAACGAGAGCAGGACGAGACTTTACCCCGCTGCATACTGGTCGATATCGACGGTACGGTGGCTGACCGAGGGACGCGGTCGCCTTTCGCCTGGCATCGGGTGGGGCTCGATACCCCTAAATGGCCCGTTATCCGGTTGGTGCAGGCCATGCGGGCGTCGGGCTACGCGATTATATTCTTTTCGGGTCGCGATGCCATTTGCCGTCCGGAAACAACGACCTGGCTGAATCAACACTTTGGTTGGCAGGAAGCAGATTATCTGTTGTTCATGCGCCGGGAGCGCGACAACCGCAAAGACTCCATTGTAAAACAGGAGCTATTCGACCAGCATATCGCTGGCCGCTATTACGTAGAACTCGTTGTCGATGATCGCCAGCAAGTGGTGGACATGTGGCGACGGACTCTCGGCCTGACCTGCATTCAGGTCGACTATGGAGATTTCTGA